The following nucleotide sequence is from Triticum dicoccoides isolate Atlit2015 ecotype Zavitan chromosome 7B, WEW_v2.0, whole genome shotgun sequence.
CACGCCGCCGCGGGGCGGCACGCGGAGGCCGTCGCGCTCCACCGGGGCATGCGGCGGCGGTGCCCCGAGGCGCAGGACGACGTCGTCCTGCTGTCCCTCGCGCTCAAGGCCTCCGTCAGGTCGGCCGACTTCCGCTACGGCAGGCGGCTGCATTGCGACGCCGTCAAGGCCGGTGGCGCGGACGGGTTCGTGATGAACTGCCTGGTCGACATGTACGCCAAAGCCGGCGACCTGGAGAACgcacgcaaggtgttcgacaggatCCTTAGCCGTAACGTGGTGTCGTGGACGTCGATGCTCAGCGGCTGCCTGCAGAATGGTCTCGCCCAAGAAGGACTGGCGCTGTTCAACGAGATGAGGGAAGAGCGTGTGCTGCCGAGCGAGTACACGATGGCGAGCGTGCTCACGGCTTGCACCATGCTCAGCAGTTTACACCAAGGGAGATGGGTTCATGGGTCAGTGATCAAACATGGTATGGTCTTTAACCCTTTCGTTACTGCAGCGATGCTGGATATGTATGTCAAGTGCGGACAGCTAGAGGATGCTCGGCGGTTGTTTGATGAGCTCGGTTTTGTTGACCTTGTTCTCTGGACGACGATGATCGTGGGGTATACGCAGAATGGGAGTCCTCTTGATGCATTGCTTCTGTTTGCTGGCAAGAAATTTGTGCGCATTGTTCCTAATTCGGTGACCATAGCAACTGTTCTTTCAGCTTCCGCTCAGTTGCGCAACTTGTCTCTGGGAAGGTTGATTCATGGGATGTCAGTTAAGTTAGGTGTGGTTGAGAAGGATGTGGTGATGAATGCGCTGGTAGATATGTATGCAAAGTGTAAAGCAGTGTCAGAGGCCAATGGGATATTTGGAAGAATTTCGAACAAGGATGTTGTCACATGGAATTCATTGATTGCTGGCTATGTTGAGAATGACATGGGCAATGAAGCTCTAATGCTATTTAGTCAGATGAGGGTGCAGGGTTCTTCTCCTGATGCCATCTCCGTAGTGAACGCCTTGTCAGCCTGTGTTTGTTTGGGTGATCTACTTATCGGTAAATGTttccatacttttgctgtcaaataCGCATTTCTGTCCAACATTTACGTCAACACTGCTCTGCTGAACCTGTACAACAAGTGTGCTGATCTCCCATCTGCTCAGAGGGTGTTCGGTGAGATGAATGACCGCAATTCTGTCACTTGGGGTGCTATGATTGGAGGCTATGGTATGCAGGGCGATTCTGCTGGCTCGATTGACCTTTTTAATGAAATGCTGAAGGACAATATCCAACCAAATGAAGTAGTCTTCACAAGTGTCCTTTCCACTTGCAGCCACACTGGAATGGTTACTGTAGGAAAGAAGTGTTTCGAGAGCATGGCAAAGTATTTCAACATCACTCCTTCTATGAAGCATTATGCATGTATGGttgatgtgctggcccgtgccggaAATCTGGAGGAGGCATTGGAGTTCATACAGAAGATGCCAATGCAAGCAGACATTAGTGTCTGGGGAGCTTTTCTCCATGGGTGCAAGCTCCATTCCAGGTTAGAGTTTGGAGAAGAAGCTATCAATAGGATGATGGTTCTTCATCCTGACACGCCGGATTTTTATGTGCTCATGTCCAACTTGTATACCTCATACGGGAGGTGGGACAAGTCAATTGCTATCAGGAGATCGATGCAGGAAAGAGGACTAGTCAAGCTACCCGGGTGCAGCTCTGTGGGACTTGAAAATGGATGAATTTGATGTCCCTAACAAAGGCCACAGAGTTGTATTTTTTCACACCTGATCGGTCCATAGAGTTACTAATTATTCAGGAGAATCTCTCTTTGTATCTCCTGTGTACACTCATATCTTATGGGAGCGAGAtccagaataaggatggagtaatgTAGACTGTGGAGTGTGTTGTCTGGTACCTGAGGATCTGGCTCCAAATTTGGAATGAATACTGAAACGACGAGGATAACTGATAAGGTCAAATTTTTAAATGAAATCTGAGATGATGAATACACCTGGCTAGTGTTGGCAGAACATTATAATCTCAGATTTCATCACAAGGTTGTTCATTTTTGAAGCTACATGGCGACATGAGATATTCAGATTTTTAGACCTCAC
It contains:
- the LOC119338618 gene encoding pentatricopeptide repeat-containing protein At2g03380, mitochondrial-like, which gives rise to MHAPSPRGAPPDAHSVEHLPHGGPLLHRLLPACATVPSLRALHARLLAHGLLRALRARTKLLSCYAALGDLASARRVLDETPRPDPYTYRVALGWHAAAGRHAEAVALHRGMRRRCPEAQDDVVLLSLALKASVRSADFRYGRRLHCDAVKAGGADGFVMNCLVDMYAKAGDLENARKVFDRILSRNVVSWTSMLSGCLQNGLAQEGLALFNEMREERVLPSEYTMASVLTACTMLSSLHQGRWVHGSVIKHGMVFNPFVTAAMLDMYVKCGQLEDARRLFDELGFVDLVLWTTMIVGYTQNGSPLDALLLFAGKKFVRIVPNSVTIATVLSASAQLRNLSLGRLIHGMSVKLGVVEKDVVMNALVDMYAKCKAVSEANGIFGRISNKDVVTWNSLIAGYVENDMGNEALMLFSQMRVQGSSPDAISVVNALSACVCLGDLLIGKCFHTFAVKYAFLSNIYVNTALLNLYNKCADLPSAQRVFGEMNDRNSVTWGAMIGGYGMQGDSAGSIDLFNEMLKDNIQPNEVVFTSVLSTCSHTGMVTVGKKCFESMAKYFNITPSMKHYACMVDVLARAGNLEEALEFIQKMPMQADISVWGAFLHGCKLHSRLEFGEEAINRMMVLHPDTPDFYVLMSNLYTSYGRWDKSIAIRRSMQERGLVKLPGCSSVGLENG